AAAATAGAGGAGCAGAAATAAGGATCATCTAATAGCAAAAACCTTGTCACCTATCACTTGTCGAGTAAAAGAAGAAAATCCTTCTCATAACAGAAATCGTTCTATTAAGATTCACACTCCCAGACACGGaggcttcttcttcttcctttttctcggcgctgttatgatctcgatgtcgaggggatcataactatcccacgttactacttcacactagtgatccgcttgtggggttcgccgggttgacctcagaaatcggcggcaagcctcccggttttgtattgttccttttctaaggccaactgaatgctggtgtttttgcatttacttgtaccaggagtttttaggcctacctttcttattatttcgtgttggaacgttgtatgatattgcttttttgacggggttctcaggatctctcctttgaacatggcaataccaactgagtcggtcgtgttcaattttttgggagatggtgtttttaacatgaaggcttcctcggatcttcgtacttctaattctatcaagctttgttactcctgctgtcatacgaagcatcttcatctcagctgccgttaacttactctcatactttttgtacattgtccaacattgtaaaccgtatgtgagtgctggacgcacaactgcggtgtagagccttcctttcacagaagatagcagaattttcccgccacttcatccactctacgcttacgcgatgattgatatcgtcatcacaagtgccttcgttatttatcatagaccccagatatttaaacttttcacactcgggaagcactacaccattcaaataaatgtcaggaataggcctgtgtggatcagaaaatgggcagcataggaattctgtctttttcgcgcttatgcggtacccattaccttctagaacatccgcccatacatcaagtgctcgttgcagggatatcgggtcttcacttatgatggctccatcgtcagcaaagaataactgatgcacttttgggtccgtcactttgccttcaagcaggtaatcaagaacggtaataaagagcagaggactcaagacgcttccctggtgtacacctactgtgatttcgaattcttcggtgactccagctgcacatcttactttagtaactgctccatcatacatgtccataattatccgcacataggtttccggaactccttgttgtctgagggccacccatatcagatctcgtggttgtcgatcgaatgctttttcaaaatcaaccaataccacatgcaaatcctccaaggaatctcgatgtttttccataatgattctgatactctggattgcatctgtggttgatttacccgcaacaaacccgcactggagGCTATATTattgaattattaaaatattcaaagagGTTTCCTAGAATTTAGGGAAAAGTTATATGAAATCCATCGTAAGAAATAAAAGGTATTATATGGAATTTTATTTCGACTAACAAAGATTGCCAAAAAAGCCACATACACTCAGATGATTTAGAGCAGAACATCAGAATGTAGCTATCTACAAAAGTTTTCtccttaaaatttaattctttggtACATTATAATATCATAGTTAACTCACCTTTCAAAGTTGAATCCTTGCTTCCACTTAATACAAGTCTCGAATCAGCTGACCATGCTAAAGTATAGACAGCTTGAACATGTCCTCGGAATGTAGCTATAAATCCTCCATCTTGTGCTCGCCACAATCGAACTGATTTATCAAATGAAGCTGATGCAATGTATTTTACATCTGGAGAATATTTAACATCGTTCACCACGTTTTGATGGCCAGTCATGCGTTGCACGCATTTGGATTGATTTGATCGCCAGAGATAAAGTGTGAAATCATCAGAACATGATACAAATGACTCGACGCCATCGGGACAAGCTTTATTAAAACGTTGTTGAGCCATTTCTTTAAGTTCTtcctctataaaaaaaaaaaaaaaaaaaaaacagttaaattgGATTAATAAAttctattaaattaattaaatgataACATTACTTggaatatcggtgtattttttccTTCGATCCATAATTGGATGGAATGGACCAGTTCGAAGAACGTAATCTGTACTCAGTGCAATGTAATTGACCCAGTGAGCATGTCCGGTGAATGTTTTGCATAAAACTCCATCGGCAGCTCTCCACATCTTGACTGTTCGATCTTTGGATGATGTGAAGATTAGTCCGGATCCACCCCATCTAACAGAAGTGACTGACATAGCGTGACCTTGAAGAGGAAAAAAGCGAATTAACAAACAACACTCCAGGGCCctatttaataaaactataaGTGTTGTACTTGTAGAGTTGTAGTTACAAGCACAAATAAAatatggagttgtagttttctgtttcatataaattttcatttatttttagtccggcaaattcaaattattttgctTCTAAAAACTACAAATGTGAATAAGAGTaacgaaaataaacaaatattcgaGCTTTCTGTAGCAGCATCAAGAGACGAAATATTAtgataaatattttctaaaagtgATAAATATTATTGGCTCTAAAAgctaatagctttatttttaaagattggTTTTGCAAGATTATGGTCTTAACATGTAGTTTAAATATTAGGCTATAGAAGAGTATGTTCCTTGagcaaaaaaagatacaaacacTTAAAAATTGAGTTTGAATCAGCGTTAATTTGTTCGTTTTTGAATGGCAAAATGTGGtgaaattcttttaaattaaagcaTTGATGCACTTcacatcttcaaaaaaaaaaaaaaaaaaatatttttgccgaaaaataattttattacaacTGTCTTCAAAATCTTGAACTCATAAATTAACTAAGCATTTATCTATAGGCAAATtaatatttaaggaaaaataactaaatttaatcttaattgttttaaaagtatttatcatctaaaaaaaaaaaaaaaaacattttcagtgGTTTTAGCGTTATATGAAGCATCAAAAGTTTCTAGATATTCCCCAAACTTATGCGCTCCAAATGCGATgaattaggtaaaaaaaaattaaatcgcatttttcaaACACTTACATATGAAGCTATCGATTTGAAATTTAGTGCAAATTATTGCACGTATAAAATTAGGTATTGATATTTTTGGAAAGATCTTTAAATTGTATGTTTGAGATGTTTAAGTCTTTTAGTCTCTCACGCATATGGAAATTCAAGTGCAATTACAACTCAGTATTTTTAACGAGATTCCATGAAAATGGTTAAGTTCAAGTTGTTTCACTTATATCCTTTAAAATGCAAATACCTGCCCTGGAAAACTCCTATCTTCTTAATTGCAGGGAGATGAATACATACAGATTTCAAAGCCAAGACTATTTGTCACTAGACAACGGAGATTGATTTTAATgccaaccacttttttttaaaagaaaactagatttttttcttttattaacacCAAATTGGTGAGGATTCTTGCTTGAtcattttagttaaattttagtGATATAACCATATCCATAAAGCAAATTCAAAGAGCTAATGACCCAAAATTAGAAaccatattttttgtattagtcTTTCTACTCTTGTAAAAAATTCGGTTGTATTTACAAGTCTATCACTAGTAAATTTGTTTAAAGTTACAAGTCTATGATGCTTGTAGCTATTAGTCTATTCGAAttctttatgaaacaaaaatttgctGATAATTTACTAGCtacaaatttacaaataattacactggccaacaatttccaacttttaaaatttttccagaaagatttatataaaattttaaatttatgcttattttaactgtttgttaaaatttttgtatcggaCCTATAATGCATTTGGTAaattgctaaagccattttagtaagttactaagtcaAAAAGCAGACTGATTTTgaacttagtaacttactaaatgactttagcaatttactaaatcgtttaaaattttgcgctttTGCGTTTTCATGTActatttgaataatttaaaaactagagctgctagaaaaaactaatgttgtactccaaatttagtaagaaatgataaacaacggcctggaaaatttttgtgcgTTGGGCAGTGTTATTAGTCTTGcagttttatgaaatagggtcaatattttaaaacaacttACCAGCAATAGTCATAAGACAATGGCCCAAAACAGTATCCCAAATCTTAGCATCTCCATCAGCACCAGCACTGGCTACTTTTCGGCACTCTGGATCCATATGATATGGCTGCCAGCTCAAGCCATTGATCCATTTCTTGTGACCCGTCAAAGGTCTTCCGATTTGTTTGCCAGTTTCGGGATCCCAAATCAATATTACTCCCGCCTTACATGCACTAGCAAGTTTTTTACCATCCGGCGACCATGAGACACACAAAACCCATTGTTTGTGGCCGGAACATGTAAAATGTGGTGTCTCTGTGTTGAGATCCCACAGGCGGACTGTAGTATCACCAGAACCACTTGCTAAATGCTGTCCATCTGGACTGAATCCAATCGAAACAACAGCTTCAGCATGTCCAGGCATAGAACTTGTGCATCGTGTAACTGGACGGACTTTAAAAACCGCCTGTGGCTGGTAAACAATGTCAATGACATTTTCTGTGTCAATTGTTTTCAAGTCGAGAGTTTTGTCTAGGGTTTGCTTGATTTCATCTTCGTTGACAAAAAACAAATACGGTGTTGGATCTTCGTTTTTGAGCAGTGCATTGCATATGAGACCGAGTTGTTCGACTGAAATTCCTGAGGGGAGATCAATGGGAGGACCCGCTTCTTCACCAGTATCTGATATTAAACGGGCTTGGACAGTGTGTGGGCCAGATGGTGGAGCTTCCTCTACTTTGGCATCGGTCATTCgtggttttttgaaaagattttgatacatttttgttgacttgttttaaaattttagaacgAAAATGAGAAACTTTCTTGTAGCATGCAGTAATTTTTTGACaactcaaattttgaaaaagtcaaaacaaaaaacaacgtGCTTACCGATAACATTGATGTTATTGAAAAATGAAAGT
This DNA window, taken from Episyrphus balteatus chromosome 2, idEpiBalt1.1, whole genome shotgun sequence, encodes the following:
- the LOC129911857 gene encoding protein Notchless: MYQNLFKKPRMTDAKVEEAPPSGPHTVQARLISDTGEEAGPPIDLPSGISVEQLGLICNALLKNEDPTPYLFFVNEDEIKQTLDKTLDLKTIDTENVIDIVYQPQAVFKVRPVTRCTSSMPGHAEAVVSIGFSPDGQHLASGSGDTTVRLWDLNTETPHFTCSGHKQWVLCVSWSPDGKKLASACKAGVILIWDPETGKQIGRPLTGHKKWINGLSWQPYHMDPECRKVASAGADGDAKIWDTVLGHCLMTIAGHAMSVTSVRWGGSGLIFTSSKDRTVKMWRAADGVLCKTFTGHAHWVNYIALSTDYVLRTGPFHPIMDRRKKYTDIPKEELKEMAQQRFNKACPDGVESFVSCSDDFTLYLWRSNQSKCVQRMTGHQNVVNDVKYSPDVKYIASASFDKSVRLWRAQDGGFIATFRGHVQAVYTLAWSADSRLVLSGSKDSTLKVWSVATKKLAQELPGHADEVFGVDWAPDGSKVASGGKDKVVKLWQY